The proteins below come from a single Megalops cyprinoides isolate fMegCyp1 chromosome 5, fMegCyp1.pri, whole genome shotgun sequence genomic window:
- the LOC118777697 gene encoding uncharacterized protein KIAA1671 homolog: MEAEREREKMEREGEMERESMAKDTEVEVEEERAQRERQGGRQTEVEKEQQMELERKNEVGSEREDPKDLLPSTLPKPDPQGEDGKGTEHEEVKFDDFSVKPGTWGRWGKVSWSQGTSAAESGSSLSPDTPGSEGKKEEGKTEVEETEERREEAVETPGGGCLPCGGQDSEQTQVSDPSSAQLKLTPPSEAAQGETPSEPSLRQEEGPSEPSRSPAQDDPQQQNLESGEGGFTIQTESKSHCSWEGEEEGQDELAQETQSHNGICDTEVQADNSLTPITPDPEDTLNASPTDSTPPQTTEEPATPSDLDAPDTLDSTLCLEPEPLPFPEVSTSLLDSSMHLSRAELGRKRGRRSQPSWPVRQSIGPDSDPEDWRFRDSTEEKLESAEQQDSDSEEKPMVTDPRPPSSQPQRVPIFPGMDPSKLKAVLQKRGGDSDGQADSPTPTPSPSQFSRSPKSPFPPGAQRVLPPAAGTEDRQALP, encoded by the exons atggaagcAGAAAGGGAGCGGgaaaagatggagagggagggagagatggagagagaaagcatggCAAAGGATACAGAGGTGGAGGTAGAAGAAGAaagagcacagagggagagacagggaggaagacaAACTGAGGTGGAGAAAGAGCAGCAGATGGAGTtggagagaaagaatgaggtggggagtgagagagaggatcCGAAGGATCTGCTTCCATCCACGCTCCCAAAACCTGACCCCCAGGGGGAAGATGGAAAGGGCACGGAGCACGAGGAGGTTAAATTTGATGATTTCTCTGTGAAGCCTGGAACATGGGGACGGTGGGGGAAAGTGTCATGGTCGCAGGGGACTTCTGCAGCAGAGTCTGGCAGCTCCCTGAGTCCAGACACCCCAGGCAGTGAGGGCAAAAAGGAGGAGGGTAAGACAGAGGTGGAAGAGAccgaggagaggagagaggaggcagtgGAGACTCCTGGTGGTGGCTGCTTGCCATGTGGGGGCCAGGATTCTGAGCAGACCCAGGTCAGCGATCCCAGCAGTGCCCAGCTGAAACTGACCCCCCCATCAGAGGCAGCCCAAGGTGAGACACCCTCTGAGCCCAGCctgagacaggaagagggacCGAGTGAACCATCGCGGAGCCCTGCCCAAGATGACCCCCAGCAGCAGAACTTGGAGTCTGGAGAGGGAGGATTCACCATTCAGACAGAG TCAAAGAGCCACTGCAGctgggagggggaagaggaagggCAAGACGAGCTGGCCCAGGAGACGCAGAGCCATAATGGGATATGTGACACAGAAGTGCAAGCTGATAACAG CTTGACTCCCATCACCCCGGATCCAGAGGACACCCTCAACGCATCACCTACAGATTCCACACCACCTCAGACAACAGAGGAACCCGCCACACCCAGTGACCTCGATGCTCCTGACACCCTCGACTCTACCCTCTGTCTGGAGCCTGagcccctcccctttcctgAG GTCTCCACCTCGCTGCTGGACTCCAGCATGCATCTCAGCAGAGCTGAACTTGGTCGAAAGCGAGGCCGGCGGTCGCAGCCTTCGTGGCCTGTCCGTCAGAGCATTGGGCCTGATTCAGACCCGGAGGACTGGAGGTTCCGTGACTCCACAG AGGAGAAATTGGAGTCTGCTGAGCAGCAGGATTCAGATAGCGAGGAGAAGCCCATGGTTACAGACCCCCGTCCACCCTCCTCCCAGCCACAGAGGGTCCCCATATTCCCAGGAATGGACCCTTCCAAACTCAAG gctgtgcTGCAGAAGCGAGGAGGAGACTCTGACGGACAGGCagacagccccacccccaccccctccccctctcagttCTCCCGTTCCCCCAAATCGCCTTTCCCCCCCGGGGCGCAGCGTGtgctgccacctgctgctggGACAGAGGACAGGCAAGCGTTACcatga